The Aliiroseovarius sediminilitoris region TCTTCGGCGACGGCGCCAGAGATGGTAGCAACGATTGCGACCGCGGCGGCAGCCAAGAAGCGCGGAAATACGGGCATGTTTTGTCCTTAGCAGGTGGTGTGTTTCTGGATGTTACGGTGAATTTTAAGCGAGGTTCTGGCAAAACTGTCCAGCTCCTCGGCAGTCAGTTCCAGCGTCTCGCACAGCAATGTGCGCGCCATGACGACCATCGACGACCGCAAATCGGCGCCGTCGCCTGTCAACTTCAGAAGCCATGCCCGGCGGTCATCGGGATCACGCTCTCGCACCACCAGACCACGCGCCTCCAGCTGATCGGCGGCGGTGGTCATGGTCGAGGGCAGCACATTCATTTCACGTGCCAGCGTGCCAAGTCGCTTCGGACGGTCCAGCCAGACCACGATCTTTCGTTCGAAATAGGGCACGTCGATCTTGCTGTCGATTTCATCCATCAGCGATTCGATGAAGCCATGCAGAGCAAATACTCCCAGCAATGCGCCAAGTTCCGGTTCGACCGGTGAATCGTGTGGTGAATTGAAGTCAGATGGATGCGTCATGTGATAAACTGCCTGAGTCGCGCTGACGTACTTATAAATTTCATTTTCTGAAATATCCAGTATTAAAATCAATAAAATCGCCGTTAGCGTAGGACAACCCCGTCACACCCACCAATCTCCCTGGATGCCCTTACGTAACCTCTCACTTTGCATTGCGTTGCAGAGAATCCTCGGCAATCATCAGAGCGTTAGCTGTAAATAACCGTGCGTTCGCGTCGCGGCCTTCGGCCTCGCCTTTCACGAATTGGTAAAAAATTATTACCAGTTTGAGAAATATCAATTGAAATCTGGTTTTATCTACGTAGTAATTGCGTGGCAGCGTAAAGTTGACCCTTGGTCGGCCCGCGTTCGAACAAGAATATATCTAAAACTCGGAGGAGAATTATCTATATGGAACGCCGTAAGTTTCTAAAAGGCGCAGCGATTGGTGCTGGCGCAACAGCTCTTGCCACCCCGGCACTGGCGCAAGGTGGCAAGACAATGACCATCGTGTCGACCTGGCCGCGCGACTTTCCGGGTCTTGGTGTCTCGGCACAACGTCTGGCCGACCGCATTGGCGTGTTGTCCGAGGGTGCGTTGAATGTTGAATATTTTGCCGCTGGCGAACGTGTCGGCGCGCTGGACGTGTTTGACGAAGTCGCTTCGGGCAATAGCCAGGCCTATATCGGTGCTGACTATTACTGGACCGGCAAGCATCCTGCCCTGGCCTATTTCACCGCCGTGCCCTTCGGCATGTCCTTCGCTGAAATCAACGCTTGGTGCCTGTATGGCGGCGGCATGGAAATCTGGGATAAAGTTCAGGACCAGTTCGGCCTGAAAGGTCTGCCCGCAGGCAACACCGGCACCCAGGCTGGCGGCTGGTTCAACAAGGAAATCGAAAGCGCCGATGACTTCAAGGGTCTGAAAATGCGCATTCCGGGCCTTGGCGGTCAGGTTCTGGCGAAGCTGGGCGCATCGACCGTGTCGTTGCCCGGTGGTCAGATCTATGAAAACCTCGTCTCCGGCACCATCGACGCGACCGAATGGGTTGGTCCCTATAACGACTACTTCATGAAGTTCTATGAAGCCGCCAAGTATTATTACACTGGTGGTATGCACGAGCCGGGTGCGCAGCTGTCGCTGACCTCGAACAAATCGTGGTGGTCCAGCCTGTCGGATTGGGAACGCGCGGTGATCACCGCAGCGGCGCTCGAAGAAAACGCCAACTCCTACTTTGAAGCGATGGCGCTGAACGGTGAATACCTGACCAAGCTGGTGGACGAGCAAGGCGTCGAAGTGCGCAGCTTCAATGACGAGACTTGGGATGCAATGGGCGAAGCTGCTCAGGAAGTGTTTGAAGAAACCGCAAGCTATGACGCACTGGCTGCGGAAGTGAACGACGCCGTTCAGGCCAAGATGCGCGAAATCGGTCGCGGTATCTCGTTGTTCGAAGGTCAGTTCGTGAACCAGCGCAACCGGATTCTGGATCTGTAATCCAGTCTGGACGAAAGCCTAGAAAACCAAGGACGGGGAAGGTTCCCCGTCCTTTTTCCAAAGGATCACGCAAGAATTGATCCGACGGCCGTTCGGGAGGCGATATGGCACAAGACAGCACTCAACCAGACATTCCAAGACACGGCGACCCTGCAATCCTTGCGCGGTTGTTCGGCTGGTGCACGCTGACCATTCTGGCGGCATTTCTGATCAACAACGTGCTGGTGGTCGGGTTCGGTTATTCCGGCACAAATGCCTTTCTTGACGGCACAGCGCCCAGCGGATGGGTTCACCTGGCGTTGTATGCGGTGGCAATTGCCGTAGCTGCGGCCGTTGTCCTGCGCGGCCGGACGACATCACTGCGCTGGGATGCGCATCGGATCCACAAATTCAACGTCTACCTGATACGGGCCCTGTTCTGGGCCGTGTTCCTGATCGGGATCACAGACGCGACAATCGCATTCATGCGTGCCGAAAACCTGATCGAGCCGTTCTTGGGATCGACGAATGCCAGACTGTTCAGCCGTCCAAGCTGGGTTGGATCTTATGTGCACATTCCTTTGATCGTCGTCGCCTTTGGCATCGCGACTGTGACACGGACCCTTGGGTTCTTCTGGCTGGCTTTCCTGATCGTGATTGCCGAGCTTCTGATCGTAATCTCGCGTTTCATGTTCAGCTATGAACAGGCGCTGATGGGCGATCTTGTGCGCTACTGGTATGCCGCGCTGTTCCTGTTCTCATCCGCCTATACATTGTTTGACGAAGGCCATGTTCGGGTCGATGTCCTGTATGCTGGCTTCGGCAGAACGACGCGGGGCATTGTGAACGGGATCGGCACAATCCTGCTTGGAATGTCCACCGCCTGGGTCATTCTGGCTGTCGGTTTCGGGGGCAAGCAGTCCATCATCAACGCGCCAATCACCAGTTTCGAGATTTCGCAGGCCGGCCCCTTCGGCCTTTACACGAAATACCAGATGGCCGCCTTTATTGGCTTGTTTGCCGTCACCATGCTGATCCAGTTCGTCAGCTATTTCTTCGATGCCGTGGCAGACAAACGGGACGAACCCGGCCACCGCGAAATCGCACAATCTTCAGCGCACTGAGGTCTGACACATGGAACTTTTCTTTCTCTTCCTGCTGATCGTGATCATGGCAGGTGCGCTGGGGTCCGGCTATCCGGTTGCCTTCGCCCTTCCGGGTGCTGCGATCATCGCCATCGGCCTTGCCGCGGGCGCAGGCTATATGTTTACCGGATCAACCGATGCCTATTTCCATAGTGGCGGCCCGAACCAGTGGTTGTCCGCCGGGGTGACAAACCTTAGGGGCGTCTATTGGGAGGTCGAGCGAGATACGCTGATCGCCATTCCCCTGTTCATCTTCATGGGCATCATGCTTCAGCGTTCCAAGATCGCCGAAGACCTTCTGGTTACAATGGCCCGCCTTTTCGGACCGGTTCCCGGCGGGCTGGGCATTTCGGTCGTCTTCGTCGGCGCGCTTCTGGCGGCCACGACGGGGATCGTCGGCGCAACCGTGGTTGCAATGGGGCTGATCTCGTTGCCCGCAATGCTACGCAACAACTATTCGCAATCGCTGGCCACCGGCACCATTGCCGCATCGGGCACGTTGGGGCAGATCATTCCGCCGTCGATCGTGCTGATCATTCTGGCCGACCAGTTGGCCTCGGCCACCGACCAGGCCGGAACGGCGCGCAAGATTCTGCACAAGGAAGCCACGGGCGAGCTGTCCATGCCGTCCATGTTCGACGTGGTGTCGACATCGGCGGGCGAGATGTTTTTGGGTGCGTTCATCCCCGGTATGCTGCTTGTCGGGCTCTACATGCTCTACATCCTGTTTTACGCAATTTTGCGGCCGCAACAGGCCCCGGCTGTTCCCTATGAGGGTGCGTTTGACCTCGATTTCCTTAAGAACGTTCTGATCACGCTGGTCCCGCCGCTTGCCCTGATCTTTCTGGTTCTCGGGTCGATCATCGCAGGCATCGCCACGGTGAACCAAGCTGGCGCCATTGGCGCGGCTGGCGCGATGATCATGGCCGGATATCGTCTGCCCGCACCGGGCAAAACGCTATATTATCCCGCACTTCTGGCCATCGCGGCCCTTTTTGTCGCGGGCTATGCCCTGACGAATTTTGAAATGAACGTCAAAGGCGTCGAAAACGTCACCGATCAGCTGGGTATCACGCTTGGCGTCATTTCGACCATCATGCTGCTGATTGCGCTGGGCTGGTCGTGCTGGCGCATCTTCAAGATCGAAGACACGCTGGCAGGCGTCATGCTGGAAACAGCCAAGACGACCTCGCTGGTCTTTATCATCCTTCTGGGTGCCGCCATGCTGACCGCTGCGTTCCGCGCCTTTGGTGGGGAAGAGCTGGTGCGTGAGTTCCTGTTGGGCCTTCCGGGCGGGTTCTGGACGCAGTTCGTCATCGTGATGCTGGTGATCTTCATCCTGGGCTTCTT contains the following coding sequences:
- a CDS encoding MarR family winged helix-turn-helix transcriptional regulator gives rise to the protein MTHPSDFNSPHDSPVEPELGALLGVFALHGFIESLMDEIDSKIDVPYFERKIVVWLDRPKRLGTLAREMNVLPSTMTTAADQLEARGLVVRERDPDDRRAWLLKLTGDGADLRSSMVVMARTLLCETLELTAEELDSFARTSLKIHRNIQKHTTC
- a CDS encoding TRAP transporter substrate-binding protein — encoded protein: MERRKFLKGAAIGAGATALATPALAQGGKTMTIVSTWPRDFPGLGVSAQRLADRIGVLSEGALNVEYFAAGERVGALDVFDEVASGNSQAYIGADYYWTGKHPALAYFTAVPFGMSFAEINAWCLYGGGMEIWDKVQDQFGLKGLPAGNTGTQAGGWFNKEIESADDFKGLKMRIPGLGGQVLAKLGASTVSLPGGQIYENLVSGTIDATEWVGPYNDYFMKFYEAAKYYYTGGMHEPGAQLSLTSNKSWWSSLSDWERAVITAAALEENANSYFEAMALNGEYLTKLVDEQGVEVRSFNDETWDAMGEAAQEVFEETASYDALAAEVNDAVQAKMREIGRGISLFEGQFVNQRNRILDL
- a CDS encoding TRAP transporter small permease subunit, which gives rise to MAQDSTQPDIPRHGDPAILARLFGWCTLTILAAFLINNVLVVGFGYSGTNAFLDGTAPSGWVHLALYAVAIAVAAAVVLRGRTTSLRWDAHRIHKFNVYLIRALFWAVFLIGITDATIAFMRAENLIEPFLGSTNARLFSRPSWVGSYVHIPLIVVAFGIATVTRTLGFFWLAFLIVIAELLIVISRFMFSYEQALMGDLVRYWYAALFLFSSAYTLFDEGHVRVDVLYAGFGRTTRGIVNGIGTILLGMSTAWVILAVGFGGKQSIINAPITSFEISQAGPFGLYTKYQMAAFIGLFAVTMLIQFVSYFFDAVADKRDEPGHREIAQSSAH
- a CDS encoding TRAP transporter large permease subunit, with translation MELFFLFLLIVIMAGALGSGYPVAFALPGAAIIAIGLAAGAGYMFTGSTDAYFHSGGPNQWLSAGVTNLRGVYWEVERDTLIAIPLFIFMGIMLQRSKIAEDLLVTMARLFGPVPGGLGISVVFVGALLAATTGIVGATVVAMGLISLPAMLRNNYSQSLATGTIAASGTLGQIIPPSIVLIILADQLASATDQAGTARKILHKEATGELSMPSMFDVVSTSAGEMFLGAFIPGMLLVGLYMLYILFYAILRPQQAPAVPYEGAFDLDFLKNVLITLVPPLALIFLVLGSIIAGIATVNQAGAIGAAGAMIMAGYRLPAPGKTLYYPALLAIAALFVAGYALTNFEMNVKGVENVTDQLGITLGVISTIMLLIALGWSCWRIFKIEDTLAGVMLETAKTTSLVFIILLGAAMLTAAFRAFGGEELVREFLLGLPGGFWTQFVIVMLVIFILGFFLDFIEIAVVVVPIVAPILLADPEANITAVWLGVMIGLNIQTSFLTPPFGFALFYLRGVAPAVVKTVQMYKGVIAFILLQLTALAIVGSYPPLVNYLPNRVSFLSETSPPPRNPRLQMCLEEYVGQKLSESTEIQDAIATARAFDLAVLPENLSDDMTDALDSADTAVSELESAFAAESEVEAAADDYRPQLRLVRGIEKQIRSANEAIDNLKTRIGRMRDESQASARTALEADVAALTAEVEYLREQIPESWKEVHETFQGLTNAENAARTRYRRAADSAYEDALDVLAVLEATESFAAMEPQLRDLKATIESTPESEAEDLVSEMSKAFGKIEGADDVEDALKDVAKALKGSNPDRVEAMESYDTAVSEFESQIAWRQQADATLRPGLTSYVDTLRGSLGIRVQDRFTREQALAMASCSSQHRDISLNF